cagcctccatttattttatttgattcgACGTAGGATCCTTGTTGGACTTTTCAGCAATGGCTGGCGGTCGAAACTTGTTGCGTGGTTGTTTTCATGGTGGTTCAAGAGGCTGTAATTCTTGATTCAATATTGCTTGGGTTTTAAATACCAATGTTgtatctagtaaaaaaaaaaaaaaaaaaaaaaaaaaaaatcactaaatgtATGTTCCAATTGCCAACTCCCGACTGGTCAACAAATCACCAGCAGTTGTTGAAATGTTcgacaaaaaaaaacttaaataaattaaatatgaaaaatgtaataagaaAACAAGGTATAGTTATTTGCACTTATTATCAGGGCGTCTAGACTTCAGACAGGTTATTTTCACACACATTTTCCAAAACGTCATAGCAATCGATTAATCGAAGTTTGCGTCATTTATTAcactagtaaaataaataaatgcacctcGGTGAGAATGAATCGTTTCGTGTAGACTTTTTTGGTGTTATCTGAAGGGCTTGACCGAATTTCACTGTCTGATATGCAAAGATCCACAGTGGGTTAGAGCGCCCTTCTGGTTAGGATTTGAACTGCCCCCAGCTAATAGctaaaaagtgcaatatggggtttgctttcaaaagatatcgccaTGGACATGcatggaatacctaatgtgatcgagatcattgacatggattttgcgtaacgtatttgtaatgtaatGAGAATATGcgtgattagaggaattcaccaaacaattaacTGTAAATACATTATGTACTGGGTTTGGGTGTTCGGtcctaattttaaaagcttaataaatgtataatgaagtgttacacacATGGTAGACATGtacaataactaacaactacaaacacaaatgacacttcaaatatatgtatttatagcctacaatcgtacatactaaaatacatacaaaagtagatgtcagcataagaaaataaattccaaccaatatagatagatggcttacccccaccccccacaaaaaataaatacaaaaagttttttttttttttttaaatccgtgccctccgatttttacccacatgccagataatcgtaaatcagcattttatatgtgaagttatctaaataaatgtacattctgcatgacacaatgcacaattttaaatgaagtttacaaattatacaaaaaatagatattcacattatttttttatttcatttccatttggctgctgctggtCAGAAAGCCGTCTCGCTGGTAGTTTCCataaattatgcttccattcatttttcttgatctcgttagcatgcattttgattaacgagttccccttatttagtcgttgagacaggacgTGATGTATTTggcctgcgacaattaagctttttaacgagaaataagttaattaacgacctcatcgactcaatttcaaagcattaacagattcaTTTAATTAACACTAAAGcattgctactaaagctctcgttactataccacgattTCAatgcaataacactggtttttgaataTCCTGCCTGGTTTTTGGAATATCTCTTTTACTGAATCATCTACCGCTGTGCATACTGGGAGAGGTATTTATTTGTGGAGTTTAGTTACAGGTTAAATCTTGCCCAGGACACAAAcgcacaattcactgcagagataacACATTTCTATGGAAACCaggaaatgaaatcaaaatgatcgtgtataaaatactatatgagtggttttagttagtttgattaGTTTGAGTTTCTAAATTAAATCAGACTGTCCACTTGTTATTTATTGGCACTCGATAATTGTGTAGACAAAGGGCAAATGAGGAAAcgctttattccatttaattaatatttaaaacctttattttatattcataatGTATTCCCCATATTACAGTAGATCCTTATCTTAAGGCATAGCCAGACAACATCATCAATACACAACAAGTTTCCTTTTGATTTAATTCCATGTCTTATGTGTGTACTACTAGGATCTGTCAGAAGGCACTCAGGAGCTGTGTCACAGACAACACTGGTATTTCAGTGCAGTAAATTAAAAACGGAACATGTACAGCAGTGTTTTATTACTTGCAACATTCCACTTCATGACCATTCCTCTTAGATCCTGGATtatatatgaataaaaacaaaaccttgtAGTGACatcattcaaaaaacaaaattcCTTTTATAGACCTTTTGGGTTTTGATGGCTGTTTGTGCATAATTGGGAATATTTACTGGGATTGCTTTTATCATGTTGGCACTGTACTTTCTATAGTTCATATCCtattaaaaaacattacaaacaatAGACACCAAGGGCAGGAAACACACAATGATTTATAACCAAACAAGACACTTCACAGCATATCTTACAGTAAGCCAGGGACCTGAACCCCCAGGAAATGTGTTATCCCGAACCACCCAAGTCCCAGAACATCTTTGCTCACCACAATTTAAAGTATGGGGATATACTGACTTAGCCTTTCCTCTTTCATTTCAGTTACAAAGGATGTTTCCCAGGGATGACCAAAAGTAAGAATTATTTCATGTATGATTCAGAATTGTATATCTGTGTCTGCATTGATGCTGTGTAGCACTTTagtgtttttttctctcctctgGTGTCAGAAAGTCTCAGTGTAACCCCAGCAATGGACCTACTAGAATACTGTGAACTGGAATGGAAAGGAATGACACCTCATGCTGATCAAATAAGGAAGGTATAAACAATCCTACAGAATCCTCCCCATGCTACTCAATTATAACCCATTAAATACATGACTATCTAAAAGTTCACTGTTGTTATTCCATGAATGTGGATGGCCAATTATCCGAGTGAGTTAGTTGTCTACAGGCATCTTCagtaatacaaacacagcactctATGAACATTCATGCGggagtttgtttatttaacaagtaCAATGTAACGAACATCCTTCAGATGAGTCGTGTCTCTTGTCAATTATCAGGGATGTCAACCTAAGTTTCCACAGTAAAAAATAGTCCAATATCAACCTGGCTTTAGTACCCACCACCTGTATTCCAAACTGGAATCAGGTTGTCAGTAGGGGCGAATGGGTGCAGTGTTGTTACCATAAATGTATCTGAGGGAGTCGATGATAAATACAAGAACCCACCAAACATTTGAGCATTTTCTCAGATGTGCTTGGAAGTAATCTTAGTATAGCAGTTAGTATGCATGTTAATGTAATTCATGACATTTTCATTGGGGAATTTCCTTCAACTTCTTGTTGTTGTATTGAAAACCTCTAATACAGCTTTAGATGCATGGTCATTTGTTTATCATTGTGGTCTCCATGATCTGTTTTCAGGCCTATGGAGAAATCTACAGGGTACATAATATCAGGTACATTTGCAGAGTTCGTGGAGACAACTACTGTGCATTGAGAGCGACACTGTTTCAGGTGCTCAGCAATGGCATACCCTTTCCATCCTGGATGAAAGAGCAGGATATCACAAAGGTACCTTTTTAAAGAAAGGTGGCTGTATATTGGTACATATTCATAttcctatatatatttttttaattcatacctGTTTTTATAACTATTATATGTGTTTTGAATAATTTTGGACAGCAGTTTctcgtttgattttttttttgtcctggtcTTACGAACTAATGTCATTTTTCAACTAAAACCAAACTTTAGTTTTTGGAATTATTTTCTGAGACATTAATGAAAATGTAGATAGCATGAAGTAttcctttttttactgtagtGTTCTAGAggataactttttttcttttctcatgtTTTATTGGTGCTGTGTAGCTCCCTGAGAAGCCTCTCTCACCACCACAACAGTCAGATCACTGTAGAATAAAGCCAAGAAATTGACAAAATTCAAGTCTGTGTATTATGTACAGTAGATTCTGCATAAAATCCCAAGGCTGGTCTTTCACGACTACAGTGAAAGAGCATTTGTATATTCTTGTACAAAAGTAGCAGTTTCCAGAATCTTGCGGGAACCCCCTGGGTAATGTTTGCTGATCCCCAGGCCCCAGTTTGAGAATCCCTGGTCTGGAAGACATGGCAGTCACCAAGCCCTCTATcaccattgttgttgttttagaagTAAATGGTTAAATCtacaaataattgtttattttgtgacaaatCCTAAAAGGTTTGTCCATTTtatgtcaaacaatgcacaatccTTACATTTTGAATTGAAGTTATGTCCAGTACTgtaggtagtgtgaatagggtatcagtctatcagtctttattttgtttgataatgcaGTCATAGAGGGATAAACAATTTACCTCTTAGTTCAGACCAGACTTAGCAGGGGTCTTATAGAAACACTTTTCTCAGTGCAGGGCAAGTGGCATTCTCCATTCATGTGCATATACAGACGTGATATGTTTAACACACTCCGACTTTTTCAATGTTTCCTCAAGAGAAATTCCCCGAGAGAAACCAGTTTGAGAAACACTGAGCGGTTGTTCTAAACAGTCACTTAAAGTGTAGCAAGTAACTTCACACTTCCTATGCAGttgtgggaggctgtgtggtccagtggttaaagaaacgggcttgtaacctgaaggtccccggttcaaatcccacctcagccactgactcattgtgtgaccctgagcaagtcacttaacctccttgtgctccgtctttcgggtgagacgtaattgtaagtgactctgcagctgatgcatagttcacacaccctagtctctgtaagtcgccttggataaaggcgtctgctaaataaactaataataataataagttgtgaTAATTAAGGCactttatttgtaaaatgtacactACATTGTAGATAGATTCACATGTTGCTGCAGCTTTGGACACTTCCACAGAAATGCACATGCATACTGTAGAAGTGTACTTGTCTTATCAGCATATTTGCATTTCAGCAAGTTGAAGTCAATGCATgcattgttgtgtgttttttgttttattttaccattttaactatatataatatattactaaatacagctttgttttgtattagtggGAAATAACACCCATTTAAAAATTCTGTAAGTTGGACATTTTCCTGTAAGGGGGATTCAGATCCAAAGAAAGGGTTACAACCTGTAAGTAGCTGGGTTTCCCCTGAGTTTTCATGGGATTGTTGTAATGTTTTAATCTTTCCATAGTGGGGTGATATTCATGGACTCAAGGATAAGAAGGCACGTGAAAAGGCCTGCAAGCTCCTGTTCATGGATGAATCAAGCGAGTACAAGATGTACGAGGCAGTGAAATTCCTCATGCTCTACCTGGCCATTGAGATGTTTGAGGGCATGAGACACGGGCAAGATGTCCCCAATTTCTGTGCAATCCTTTTCTCAAGGGACACATCTTTAGACCCTTTTAGCTTCATGCTAAATCACCTGAACACCATTGGTGACTCTGGTGGCCTTGAGCAGGTAAACTAAGCCTTGAAATAAAGCAGAAAATCTATTCACAGTTCCAAAGTGATTGAGTGACTTGGCGTACAGTAGTTGTTTTGCATTCTGTCGATGTAAACATGATAGGACCTGTTTAGAATGTGCTTAGTTAAAACCTGGCTCTAGTGTTTACACAATCCCTGGAAAGGTAACATCAGTGAAATTGGAAACTGCTTCCACTTGTTTGAAATGCACGGCTATTTGTGTACTTTATTACGATGAAATCATGAAAAAGTTTCCAGCCCTTTCAATTGAAATCTCAGTATAGAGCATTAACCCTTGCAGCTTAGAGACAGGTTGACTGTACCCATTTCCATCCCGCCCCTGCCCCCGCCCACCCAAATCACTGTCTTTATAAAGTACAAAAAAACTCCTTGAAAAACATGTCAATGTTTAAATCTGttaatgtaatgtttaaagttACGAATAGGatctggctttttttttgttgttacagaTTGAGATGTTTCTTCCTGGATACACATTACAGCTGCAAATGCAAACCTTCAGACTGTACAAGTATGACACAGAGGAATTTGAAGTTAGTTTCACTGATGTATGTGGGAGGGACTGGCACAAGATCACCCTCCTGACAGAGGACGACAGACATTATAACATACCTGTTACCCACCAATAGGTAGAGGATGAAACCACAAGAGCCTCTGAGTAAATCATGTTGGGTGCTGGTGATAATCAATATTGAGTCATGACGGAGTGGGTCACAGCCCGATTTGTTTTTTTGAGTTGTTTAATATTCTGGTTCTATAAACATTTCCTTGTGGACAGCACTTCCTGCTAGGTACAGTAGCAACCACATAATGTATGAATCTTTTTTTGACAAATCTTCATAGGACTATGAagttataatgtatatatttggAAAGGAGAGTGTAAAAAActtatgttaaatattttaaataaagcacaggTGATGCACTTGAGTTAAGGGTAGTAATACTAAATTAATAGTATCCAATCTGATTGTAACTCTTTTGAATCTAATAACTACAACTGAGTGTCACAAAAGCATCGCTAATGGGAATGATCCTTTGGTCAGAAGGTCTGCTGTGATGCAGTATAATGTGAtagcagcagcgacccctgtagtctggccgggcgcctgtgggcttgcctgtaagctgcccagcgctgcgttgttctccgacgctgtagctctgaggcggctgcacagtgagttcgcagtgtgtaaagaagcgggcggctgacggcacacgcttcggaggacagcgtgtgttcatcttcgcccctcccgaaacagcgcaggggtggtagcggtgagctgagcctaaaaaataattgggcatttcaaattggggagaaaataataaaaactaattggcaacgactaaattatatataaaaaaaaatggactggggtagcagagtcgtcgaCCCCccctccaatttttcagagaaagttctccttgaaaaataattcgtaaccaaatcgactatgatgtctccgttttttcaattatttttattttagtgtaaaataaaatttgaaataattagatgttgtaaaggtatttggaTTTATcactgtatatttataagcaatatcgtgcaaacccagctatcctcctaactgcagtgctaaccaaggaagattcatgttttggggttgctcactaatgattggtcagctgtcagagctttgactttcccattggttgcaaAAGCAGGCctttcaagtgaggcagagaataccctgggagatttatgacccacctctgctcactcctgattggtcacctgtctaaaaaaaaaataaaaaaaaataaaataagaggacattctcgcctattggttaaactcactcaagaccttcaattgaaacggagaataccctcaactgttttttttttctagcatttggtcgttgttttagacttatgcgggggaaatgcagatctcttattggctgatcacatccccttcaggaaacccctagactcttaaaaaaacctctagtaaaccctgtaagtcatcttggataaaggcatcagacaaatgaacatatataataattagagtagtatgtttcatagtataagcaagcacactgtacgcaagtgagtgaggcaatgtaatgtcatttgactgacggtttacttggcactgtctgctcagcagagaataccttgaaggtcctgacggcacgccactgttgagtagtgagttctaaaatgcactgccggtcctatgggagtgagtttttttttttttctgtcttctgcatgcgcttgattattacgagtacagcttacaaacaagctgaaagctatatgtttgtatgtatgtagtgAACACTAATGAAATACATCCACATCatttttaccataaataaataaaacaaataaata
The Acipenser ruthenus chromosome 3, fAciRut3.2 maternal haplotype, whole genome shotgun sequence genome window above contains:
- the LOC117435669 gene encoding inactive ubiquitin thioesterase OTULINL-like — translated: MTKKSLSVTPAMDLLEYCELEWKGMTPHADQIRKAYGEIYRVHNIRYICRVRGDNYCALRATLFQVLSNGIPFPSWMKEQDITKWGDIHGLKDKKAREKACKLLFMDESSEYKMYEAVKFLMLYLAIEMFEGMRHGQDVPNFCAILFSRDTSLDPFSFMLNHLNTIGDSGGLEQIEMFLPGYTLQLQMQTFRLYKYDTEEFEVSFTDVCGRDWHKITLLTEDDRHYNIPVTHQ